In Citrus sinensis cultivar Valencia sweet orange chromosome 2, DVS_A1.0, whole genome shotgun sequence, a single genomic region encodes these proteins:
- the LOC102607888 gene encoding uncharacterized GPI-anchored protein At1g61900-like, producing the protein MSEGISLNLSLSMGLLVLFLLLLCFHESCCSSMYNLKGHISVNRRVDDLLPEIPPSEAPQPFLPLLAPSPLAPFTNSTVPKLSGHCFLNFTAAESLMSMTSIDCHAVFAPLLANVVCCPQLEATILILIGQSSRKTNMLALNGTLAEHCLSDFEQILVGQGAADDLKKICSINASNLTEASCPVKDVNEFESTVDSSKLLAACEKVDPVKECCDQICQNAILEAATKIAMKASDPLNMEGHNVLSDHSTRINDCKSIVLRWLGSKLDPSRSKEVLRGLSNCNVNKVCPLSFPSTKHLAKSCGDNISNQSACCNAMESYVSHLQKQSLITNLQALDCATLLGTKLQKSSITADVFKLCHISLKDFTLQAAGNQESGCLLPSLPSDATFDKSSGISFICDLNDNIPAPWPSSSRLPTQSCNSSVRIPALPAAASAQSGLYNEALKFYQLFASSAILLMLI; encoded by the exons ATGAGTGAAGGGATTTCTCTTAACCTCAGTCTGAGTATGGGTCTTTTAGTGCTGTTTCTGTTGCTTCTAT GTTTCCATGAATCATGTTGCAGTTCAATGTATAATCTGAAAGGTCACATATCAGTGAACAGAAGAGTGGATGATCTGTTACCTGAGATTCCCCCTAGTGAGGCTCCTCAGccatttcttcctcttcttgcACCTTCTCCCTTGGCACCCTTCACGAATAGCACTGTCCCAAAATTATCAG GACACTGTTTCCTAAACTTTACTGCAGCTGAAAGCTTGATGAGCATGACTTCAATTGATTGCCATGCTGTGTTCGCCCCATTGTTGGCCAATGTTGTGTGCTGTCCGCAGCTAGAGGCCACTATTCTGATTCTCATTGGTCAGTCCAGTAGAAAAACTAATATGCTTGCTTTAAATGGGACGCTTGCCGAGCACTGCCTCTCTGATTTTGAGCAGATTCTGGTGGGCCAGGGTGCTGCTGATGATCTGAAGAAGATATGCTCAATTAATGCATCAAACCTCACTGAGGCATCTTGCCCAGTCAAGGATGTTAATGAATTTGAGAGCACTGTGGATTCTTCTAAGCTTCTTGCTGCCTGTGAGAAGGTTGATCCTGTAAAAGAATGTTGTGACCAAATTTGTCAGAATGCAATATTAGAAGCTGCTACCAAAATTGCTATGAAAGCCTCGGATCCTTTGAACATGGAAGGGCACAATGTTTTATCCGACCACTCAACCAGGATTAATGATTGCAAAAGCATTGTCCTCCGGTGGCTGGGAAGTAAACTTGATCCCTCTCGTTCCAAGGAAGTTCTAAGAGGACTATCTAATTGCAACGTCAATAAAG TTTGCCCTTTGTCTTTCCCCAGCACAAAACACTTAGCAAAGAGCTGTGGGGATAATATAAGTAACCAATCAGCTTGCTGTAATGCCATGGAGAGCTATGTATCACACTTGCAAAAACAGAGCCTCATCACTAACTTGCAAGCTTTGGATTGCGCTACATTACTAGGAACGAAGTTACAAAAATCAAGTATAACTGCAGATGTTTTTAAACTGTGTCATATAAGTCTCAAAGATTTCACCCTACAAG CTGCTGGAAATCAAG AATCTGGATGCCTCCTGCCGAGCTTGCCTTCAGATGCAACGTTTGACAAGTCTTCAGGGATTAGTTTTATTTGTGATCTGAATGACAACATTCCAGCCCCATGGCCTTCTTCATCTCGATTACCAACTCAATCATGCAATAGTT CTGTTAGAATTCCTGCACTTCCTGCTGCTGCATCTGCTCAAAGTG GTCTTTATAATGAGgctttgaaattttatcaGCTCTTTGCTTCGTCAGCGATTCTGTTGATGCTCATATAG
- the LOC107175514 gene encoding uncharacterized protein LOC107175514, which translates to MGNCLLCIKRDANASRNMVWDCEEYYWESPGNEATSNDENDINVERQMLLPDGEERGCSSSSPSPSSREVKLKLTRKELEDLVQGMGVRGLSLEEVLAKLINGNAQFQVAYHRSWRPVLQSIPEVNGELSC; encoded by the coding sequence ATGGGAAATTGTTTGCTTTGCATTAAACGTGATGCTAATGCTTCGAGGAATATGGTGTGGGATTGCGAGGAGTATTATTGGGAATCTCCGGGAAATGAAGCAACGAGTaatgatgaaaatgatatCAACGTAGAAAGGCAAATGTTATTGCCAGATGGAGAAGAGAGAGGTTGTTCTTCATCATCGCCGTCCCCGTCTAGCAGAGAAGTCAAGTTAAAGCTTACGAGGAAGGAATTAGAGGATTTGGTGCAAGGAATGGGGGTGAGGGGCTTGTCTCTAGAGGAAGTATTGGCAAAGTTGATCAACGGTAATGCACAGTTTCAGGTGGCGTATCACCGGTCGTGGAGGCCCGTCCTGCAGAGTATTCCGGAGGTGAACGGTGAACTCAGCTGTTGA